The following nucleotide sequence is from Fusarium graminearum PH-1 chromosome 1, whole genome shotgun sequence.
AGCATTTGCTTCATAAAGTATGTATGCTTTTCGGGACGTCTTGGATCCGAGGGTAACCCTTGCTCGCGACTCCTTCTCCTATTAGAGATTAAACGACAAGTCAGTTATTTACAGGGCAGAAAGTGCGTGCCCCTATTTTTCTGCCGTCCAATGTCATCGACTAAGAGAAACGCTGCTGATCTCTGTTGCAATATCCGTAAGAACGGgaacctttttctcttcccgCTCGAGACCCGTCTACACCAAAGCCGGTGTTTTACCACAGATTTGAACCTCTGGTTTTCCCTTCATCACCTGAGAAAATATCCGTGCCAATAGCCAGACTGTTCTCAGGTGTAGTGGGCACAGAAATATGCTATCCCCCTTTGAACATTGTTTCCGAATTTCCCTGTTTTAGCGCGACCAATTCCATGCTGAATCACCTGTGAGTTTGGAGACGCTAATGCAGTGCTTTAGTagtgttggtggttgagatgaTGTATCGTAGAGAATGGTTTGGGCTTAATATTGAGGACACTCTCGGGATATTTTGACAAGTCACAAGCTAAACGTCTAGTCGTTGCTTATTCTATGTACCTAGCTGAAGGTGGTCGTTTGAGGCTGAGAACAATACTCAAGGATGAACCTCGGATATGTGAATTGTTAAGAACCAGTTCCCCTATCATCATCGTGTGATGTGGGATGGTGTGATATGATGTTGAGCGGTCCCTGCAACCGTCAACGGAAATGAGTGGGTTAGCCAGGGTAAAAGAGAGGAACTCCTGGAGGTTGAGCAAGGGTCATCAGCCAGGTTTCCACGTTCTGGGAAGTGGAAGCCAATGAAAAGAATGGCGCCGTAGTCGAGGTGGACGGGTAAGAGATGAGCACGAGCAGCCCTTGTTAGAGAATGGGGATaggtctttggtgttttcgtTTGAGACTCAGGTACTGAGTTGAAAAAGCACCTTTTTTCTCAACATCCGATGACCAAGACGACGGATGAGGATTAGTATGTGGTCGTAGAACTTCCTTGTTCACTGAACAGGCCCACCATTTGCCACGATCGAGTCAAGTTGCTCTGTACCCTGTGGATATCACTGGAATTTCTCTTCGGGAAATTCGGAGGCAGCTCGTCGTCTTGCTTCggtttctgcttcttgatcctCTTAAACCTGAGCCCGTGCGTTGTGTTGTTTGGACAAGTATTCGTAAGAAATTAGGGGTCACCAAAATGAGCCCACGGCACAGCCTTGTACAAGCGACTACTCTGTGCTCTGTATAGTACAGTACGAAGCGGCGTCATGCCAGGACTAGCACATGTCGATCACTTATTCTGCGATGTTTTGCCAGCTCGATTCGAGTCAGTGGATGGGCGCCGTATAGCCAATTTCAGCCCAGCCAGGCAAGCTGCGTACCGTCAAtgtctgagtctgagtctgagtctgagcCTGACATTGAGTTTCTACCTAGAGCAGTCTGCCCGGCCTTGAACAACATGGCAATCGGAGCACGGACTATTGATGTTTACTAGAAGTCTATTTTCAATCAAGAAGATAAAAGACAGCTAACCAGCTTGGCTGGCAACTATCATAGGTACCAACCAAATACAGATGGAATCGTCGAGTGAGTTGTTATGTCGCACTGCgtgtacagagtagagaGCCCTGCACATCAGTTAGTTGTAAGTTGCAACTGCTGATGACAAGCCTCATCTCATGCACGGTACTTACTGTACCGCTCTTGAGGTTCACTGCTACGCTACAATTACCAGCATCGGCATCCGCAGCTAGCATCCACTCACACCTCGTGGTATTAAATGGGGCCTGGACTGCTAACTACAATCGTTAGCAATGTTTCCTACGCAATATGTAACTGAGTGGAGGTCTTACAATCGCGGATGGCCTTCCAGAGTTGTATTGCATCGAAGGATGgagacgaaaaagaaaagaaagaagaaaaacgaaaaagcaaagagaacCCTTGTGTAAGTGCTGAGCCACTCGTTGACATAATTGCATCTATTGACGGTTCCGAATAGCGAGTACATTACCTACCCGTCATCAACCCTCAAGGGTTCGTGTTTCAAGGGGCTTTTAGGTGACTTTAGTCCGTTGATGGAGACGAGGATAAACCTTGAAAGAAAATGCTTGAAAGGCATGGAGGACGAACCATCAAAAGTGCATTAACTGTGGATGTATTCAGTATATCTCCTGACACGATTTGATTCTCAAACAGTGTATTGCCTCGGTACCTACCGAGGCAGGTGCGAATGCGAGCCAAGATGGAAGTTTTTTTTAACATCCATAGTATCGCCGGGAACGGACGGTATGCTTTAGGTAGGAACGCCACGGCACGCGGCACTTCAATTGGTGCAGTAGCTTCCTTCCGCCTGTCAAGAGATCCACTCTCACCTTAATGAGTTGAaagtaggtacctacctagagAGGTACGCTCCAAAGGGGCGACTCCACTGCCAAAAAAACCTTAGCTTGCAGGGCCCTAGGCAGGCTcaagggaaaagaaagaaagcgCGGATACTTAGAGGCAACTTTACGAAGAACAGAGCAGCTaatgctggtgctggtgctggtgctgtaagagaagaaaaggttgcCAGCTACATGCATCTGTTGCACTGTGCCGTTGCCATGCTTGCCGTCCCTGTCTTAGGTACTACCTATGTAACCTACTTGATTTATGACGGGACGATGTGGAAAGTGAGGTAACTTCTCTATTTTTGCCTACCTTGGGTAGGCGTGCTAGTTTAGGTAGGATGTGATCCATGGATGCTAGATGGATGTCAATACACAATTAAATGACCCGTCTCTAGTTCCCTGTCTCAAACCCGCTTGGCTTGCTCGCTTTATCCTATCCTATCCCAACCCATCCCGTCCAGTGCCGTCTTTGTCCTGCCATCGTTCCTTTTGCCCCCACACCCTCTCTGTATATTTACTTTACTTGAACCAACACGCCCGGAGAGAATaagctcctcctcttcttccgTTCTTGTTTGCTATTCAACGGGAATAGGAAATTTTTTGGCTTCGTCTTGCGTCACCTAGCTAGCCCTACTGGTTTTGCCGATCCGTCAAGACATTGTCTCAAACGCCATCCTAACCGAACCCTCGATCGAATACGTGACTCGACCGGGTATCCCGCTGTTCTCGCGACCTCGTCTTGCAACTCCGTCTCCTAATCCTACGATACCCAGCTTGAGGCCTTGACTTTGGTCAACTCCGGCCCTTGCATCACAGCTCCAACTCTACTATCATATATACATAGCCTTACGCGCTTACGACCCCGATTTGCGCTCCTGTTCAGTCGAAAccatcttttctgttgtctCGCATTCGCTCCAACCAGACCAGtcgcttcaacaacacacaATGTGCTTCGGAAACCGAGACAAAGGCGATCGCGGCCTTGCGAGATCCcgcgagatcgagaagcaactccgtcaagatgaaaagagacTATCAAAGGAGGTTAAGCTCCTCCTACTGGGTAGGAACCGTCACATCGCGCGCTGAGACGAACCGAGACTGACATGCTGCGTGCGCTCAACAGGTGCTGGAGAATCTGGAAAGTCTACTGTCCTCAAGCAGATGAAGCTCATCTACTCCCAAGGCTTCACCAAAAACGAGAAGCTAGAATGGAAGCCCGTGATTTTCAACAACATTATTCAATCTTTCAAGATTATTGCTGAGGCAATGGGCGAGCATGACCTTCATTTCGACAGTCCCGACAACGAGGTAAGCCGATTCCGCTTGACTTTGGCAGCCATCGCAGGAACACCACCACTTCTGCTGGCGACTCAATCGGTCCGTTGACATCCACGGCGACTGACAATTGTTACAGAAATACATGGCTCATATCCTTGTCGACCACGAGATTAGCCCACACGATCCGATGCCCGCTGATTATCTCGCGCCCGTCAAGGCGCTATGGGTCGACAGTGGTGTCCGGACGGCCATTGGAATGGGAAATGAATATGCGCTACATGACAACCTCACCTAGTACGTATTACACCACCACAGCTGAACTGAAACGTGTGTAACAATGCGCTGACATGCTCGGAAGCTTTATTGAGGATATTGACAGACTCTGGGGAGAAGACTATGTTccagatgatcaagatcttctccGATCTCGACTACGTACAACTGGTATCACAGAGACCATTTTCGACCTCGGCCAGTTGACCTACCGTatgtttgatgttggtggtcaGCGATCAGAGCGAAAGAAGTGGATTCACTGCTTCGAGAACGTAAACTGcctgttgttcttggtcgCAATTAGTGGTTATGACCAGTGCTTggtcgaggacaaggatgggGTCAGTACTTCACAAACTTGGGCATATCACGGATCACTAACAACTATGCAGAACCAAATGAACGAGGCGCTCATGCTCTGGGAATCAATTGCCAATTCCCATTGGTTTGCCAGATCTGCACTTAtcctgttcctcaacaagatggacctcttcaaggagaagcttccCAAGAGCCCCATCTCAAACCACGGTTTTACTGATTACCATGGCCCGAAGGACGATTACAAGGCGGCCAGCAAATACTTCCTCGATAAGTTCAAAGCCCTGAACCGAAACACCGAAAAGGAAATCTATGGCCATTTCACCAACGCCACCGATACAAATCTGCTCAAAATCACCATGGCCTCTGTCCAGGACATGATTATCCAGCGTAATCTCAAGCAACTCATCTTATAATAAACCCCGGTCTTCGAATTGCGAGTTTATGTGCACAAGTATTCGACATTTCTCAAAATATATACGGATATACGGCGTTTGGACATTTCTGGGGCGATATCAGGTCACTTACACTTCCGCAAGATGACAGCAGCATTCTGGTAGAGGTGGGCCGGCACGATTGGTGTAGGCCTGTTCCACCACCATCTGTTCTGGAATACACTTACGCCAGCTCCCTCCCTCTGGCAGGCGACGTGCGTGCGTATTGTGCATGGGCATTCCACAGCCCACTTACGTATCTGCCCAAATCGCTTGAACCCCTACTCGGTTGCTGCAAAACTGGAAACGTCGCCTGCAGGCGGGGCTGAAAACATGTCGGGAAAGCTCCGCGGTCATCAGTGCACAAAAAAGTATTCGTGACGAGTCATGGGTTTTCAGAGTCACAAGGCGCATATTGGAGCAGAAGTGGAACAAGAGAGGACCGAGCGGCAGActgatttttttttattgcattgcattgcatgaTACCTAAGGCGTACCAGTgtgttgttttggtttctttttaGTTGATTGCTAAGAAGAATTAAAAAAGGGTACGGCGGCTAACCATTcgcttttcctttctttttaGTGCTCATAACGAGACACGATGTAAAACAACGAGGGACTGGTTATGTAAATATATAGAGCAAGATACATATATAATATGACACTCGAATTGAACCATCCACACATGCCATGATTGCACACGTAATGGGTGTTGCGCATCAGCAGCCCGCGGCCAAGGCCCATGCTTCGCTTCGATTCGCCTCCCTTCGCCTCGCTTCcgttgcagaagcagagcTTTGACGATGGCTACAGCCCAGTGGCCACATGGCTGCTTGGGCCATGTGTTGTATGAGGACGGTAGGCATCGGGTTCGTTCGTTCGCTCGCTCGCTTACAAGACTAGTAGAAATCTTGCACTGGTCTGCTTGATGCTCATGAACACACAACGAAACTGCAAAAgcctacagagtacagaggAGAGCGGATTGCTATTACCTGCCAAGTTTCGATCTACAGAGCTTTGTTATCAGTCATCTCGGCACTTGAAGTAGTTTCAAATATAGTGTCCGTAGTCCCTTTCTTGATCATCCCTAGTGGACGATCGACATGTGGTCATATCAAATACTTGTTTCCTTAGCAAGACCTTGTTGGTTAACAAGTGGTAGTGAAAGTTACTAACAAATCGAATAGTCAATAATGGCTTGATCTTCTAGCTCTCGAGGAAAGGCTGGGCTTTGCCAATACACACACTCACTTGGAACATACAAGACTACTAAGGCAGAGATTCGGTGGCTACCTATAGTGCGGTCTCCAATAAACAGTCCTCATGAACTATACCGATGGCAGTTATAGATCTCTAGATCGGGTGACCAGAATAATATAGTAATTAATAAACGTTATTAATGGCGTGAACTATATCTAAATCAGATCTGATAATATCTATACCACGTTTCTAGAGGCGGGTCTGGACTGTGTAATTCATCAACTATGATTGGCTCGCCTTCGATCCAGTATATCAGGGTCTACATTTTGATATAACTCCTAGACTGCCGACTGATACAAGGAGAAATATAGAGTCAGATATAGCGCTTAAAGGCAGCGTATCAAGAGGCTTTTCGTGGGTTTGATTGATACACATATTTCACATCAATTGACTGTATTCAATGCCTCCAAACTGAGTCTACGCACCACAGTTAAAGCTACAacaagaaaggaagagaatcTGAAACTTGAATAGTATTCATTCCCAGTGCAAACCAATTTTACAGTTTGCAGGAGGAAATCAAATCCGAAGATACATGATATCTATTGCAACACAATTATTTGTGTTGGCCGCAGGCAGGTTCAGTACAGTGCCATTATGTACCGCTTATTTTGTCCCCCGCGTTTTTACACCTCCAGCAACGACTTTTTATTCCCCCCACATTAACGTTCTCTCTCTCTTACACAACCACAAGACGCAGAGTATATGTACCGTCGTCTCTTTGCTACAATGGCCGAATCAGCAGCTAAGCGCGTCAAGACCTCGGGCAACGGCCCCCTCATTGGTACTCACAGCGGCCACTTCCACGCTGATGAGGCCCTCGCCGTCCACATGCTCCGTCGGCTTCCTACATACCGCGACGCCGACCTCGTCCGTACCCGCGACCCTGCTGTCCTAGCTACCTGCCACACCGTCGTCGATGTCGGTGGAGAGTATGATGCTGAGAAGCGCCGCTTCGACCACCACCAGCGaggcttcaacaccaccttCCCTGGCCGCCCAACAAAGCTTTCTAGTGCAGGTCTGGTCTTCCTGCACTTTGGCCGTGCCATCGTTGCTGAGCGCCTCGGACTGTCTGAGGATTCCCCCGATGTCGATTTGATCTACAAGAAGCTGTACGAGAACTTTGTTGAGGCCCTTGATGCCCACGACAACGGTATCTCTGTCTACGACCCCGCTGCCATTGCCGCTGCTGGCATTGAGAAGCGTTTCAGCGAGGGTGCCTTCGGTCTCGGTGCCGTTGTCGGACGTCTGAACCCCAAGTGGAACGACCCAACTCCCTCCGACCCTGCTGAGGCtcaggctgctgaggatgccaagttcaacgagGCCAGCAGCCGCATTGGTCAGGAGTTCGACCGCGATCTCGACAACTATGCCGCTTCGTGGCTACCTGCCCGCACCATTGTCCAGGAGGCATTCAACAAGCGCAAACAATACGATGAGCAGGGCCGCATCCTAATTCTCGAAGGCCAGTCTGTCCCCTGGAAGGACCACCTGTACACTCTCGAGGATGGTACCCCCTCCGTCATCTACGTTCTGTACgccgagaagcctgagcctgGTGCCAAGTGGCGCATCCAGTGCGTGCCCGAGAGCAAGGACTCCTTTACGAGCCGAAAGCCGCTCCCTGAGGCTTGGAGAGGCTTCAGGGATGCTgagcttgatggcatcaGCGGCATTCCTGGCTGCGTGTTTGTCCACGCGGCTGGCTTCATCGGTGGaaacaagacctttgagggTGCCAAGGAGATGGCGACCAAGGCCCTTGAGGGTTAAATTACAAGCTACACAGTCCAAATGGTATCTGGACATTTGGTCACCCCTACAAGGCCATAAACGGATGATGGGTCTGAGGAATACTACATGTGaacatgaagaaaaaaaaggaaatagAGAGGCTGTTTCGGAAAATAAAGCAGGTAACTAAAATACCAAATGAACATGATGACTCTGCGCGGAGAGGGCGATGTTTCTCCCATCTTCCCGCTATCAAACAACCTAGCCTAGCTGATGATTTCAGACTGAGATATGTTCCCTTTGTGCGTGCGAACCAGATTGTCTGCCAATTCCCAAACGCCAACTGTGCGATACTCGTAAGTCGTCAAAACTGATATCGCAATCCACTATAAGCCCACGCACGAGACTTCGTACAAACCACCATTTCGTGTTGTGCatgataaaaaaaaacaatgaTGAAAAAAAGACTATTCCGTTGTTCCTATTGAAGCCGCGTATTTCTTCGCTTGTTATTACGAATGTTCTCTATCTTCGGATGGGGATGCCCTCGCCGCCGGCGGCAACAGGCTCAGGTGCAGCAGCTGCGTCTGCACCCTGGGGCTTGTCAACATTGTCTCCCTGAGTCTCGTCGACGCTGGTCTCGCTCTTGAGGAAGCTGCTCTCCTTGATAGGGCTACCGGCCTGGATGCCGGGGACGGAGCCGTGGTGCTTGGGGACGTTGGTTCCGGAGCCGTTCACCGGGGATGACAGGTGGGGAATGTTCTCGGGGAGAGGATGCTGAGAGCCGACGGCACCAgcgtcaacaccatcacccttgccGGCCTTGGACATGGCATAGTCACCCGAGTCGAAATACTTGCGGTCCTTGAGATGCTTTGCGAAGTGGTCGGATCGAGAGGGCAGCTTGCCGTAGAGACGGAAGAGACGCTGTTCCTCGGGAGTGAGTGACTATAACGCAAGGGAGCATGTCGTTAGCAAAAGAGTCGAAGAATGCTTATAGGTGATATCGATGCAGAGGTTGTGGTGAGTGAACGGCATTGACGGGCGAGTTTTGAGTGTATGCTATCGCGGGCATTGAGTCATGAATAGAGGGGAGCTTGAGTCTTGTGAGGTTGCTTGTTTCCTGAGGGCAGCTTACCTTGACGTCgaccttgttcttctggtgAGGGTTCATGGCGAAGGTGATTTGTGCTGGAACGCTGGCGTTGTAGTTGAAGGACAAGGAATTGCAGTCCTGCTCTCTTTTGTCGATAtggtgcagtgcagtgcaaAGCGGTACGGGTACGGTCAAGCGTCGTTTTGAAGGGATCAAGTCTGAGACTGGCGGGGGGATTTGTTGGAGGAGCCACAGGGTCGCAGGCCGTGGTAGGGGATCGTGCCTGATTGGGGGGCCGAAGAGCAGTTGGGTATGATGTAGCTGAGAGCCTGAGAGGTCTATTCCGTAGTGGGGTTACATGGATATACTTAGCAGCTCAGGTAGATGGTTGGCTGGCTTTGGGTGGTTGCTGGCAGATCCAGAGCTGGCTGGTGTGCTGTATGAGGATAGCGGGGTTAGGCCTAGTTGAATAACACGTCATAAGTACATGGGCCGAAACCCACGTATGGCGTGTCTATCTCTCCATATCTCGTCCAATATCTATCTACTGGATGGCAGCGTTTTGTCTAGGAAGCAGTAGTATGTTGTGCAGAGCCTCGTACCCAGTTGTTACTAATTTTCAAGTTCATCTTGTCGCTTTCACGTGTGCATTGCATATTGTGGGTTGGTCTTACTGAACCTCATCGTCACTTATTGCAACGCCCAGTATCAACGTTTGATATGCTGCCACGGTGCGTCGTACATGAACTGTATGgatgacaacaacactgAATCAACGGCTTGAACTATACTGTGCCAAACATCACGCATGAGGGGGAGAGCAATAGCAATGCAGACACACTCGTCGCATTGATTATGTCTGT
It contains:
- a CDS encoding guanine nucleotide-binding protein alpha-2 subunit → MCFGNRDKGDRGLARSREIEKQLRQDEKRLSKEVKLLLLGAGESGKSTVLKQMKLIYSQGFTKNEKLEWKPVIFNNIIQSFKIIAEAMGEHDLHFDSPDNEKYMAHILVDHEISPHDPMPADYLAPVKALWVDSGVRTAIGMGNEYALHDNLTYFIEDIDRLWGEDYVPDDQDLLRSRLRTTGITETIFDLGQLTYRMFDVGGQRSERKKWIHCFENVNCLLFLVAISGYDQCLVEDKDGNQMNEALMLWESIANSHWFARSALILFLNKMDLFKEKLPKSPISNHGFTDYHGPKDDYKAASKYFLDKFKALNRNTEKEIYGHFTNATDTNLLKITMASVQDMIIQRNLKQLIL
- a CDS encoding MYG1 protein, giving the protein MAESAAKRVKTSGNGPLIGTHSGHFHADEALAVHMLRRLPTYRDADLVRTRDPAVLATCHTVVDVGGEYDAEKRRFDHHQRGFNTTFPGRPTKLSSAGLVFLHFGRAIVAERLGLSEDSPDVDLIYKKLYENFVEALDAHDNGISVYDPAAIAAAGIEKRFSEGAFGLGAVVGRLNPKWNDPTPSDPAEAQAAEDAKFNEASSRIGQEFDRDLDNYAASWLPARTIVQEAFNKRKQYDEQGRILILEGQSVPWKDHLYTLEDGTPSVIYVLYAEKPEPGAKWRIQCVPESKDSFTSRKPLPEAWRGFRDAELDGISGIPGCVFVHAAGFIGGNKTFEGAKEMATKALEG